One Skermanella pratensis genomic window, GGTCATGAACAAACAGGTATGTTCAGCCGCACGGCGGTCTCCGGCGCCGGGGCATGCGGATCATCCGTGCTTTCCCCGGGGCGACCGGAGGGGGCCGGCCACAAGAATCACCCTGCGCGAAGCGGGGGACGGGTTTCGTCAGACATGCGGAGCGGGCGGCTCCGCCGCAAGGAAGAGTGGTTAGGGATGAATGTGCACAGGATAGGCGCCGTCTTGACGGCCTTTTTGTTTTCCGTATTCGGCAGCGCCGGTGCCGCCCTGGCCCAGGGTCAACCCGCTGTCGGGGAGCCGTACTCCTGGCAGCTCGGCCTCCAGGCGTCGGCCTCCCCCGTCAAGGAGCAGCTGACGGACTTCCACAATCTGCTCCTGGTTGTCATCACCGGCATCACCCTGCTGGTGCTGGCGCTGCTCATCTACGTCATGGTCCGCTTCAACGCCAAGGCCAACCCGAACCCGACCAGGACCTCCCACAACACGATCCTGGAAGTCGCCTGGACCGTGCTGCCGGTGGTCATCCTGGTCGTGATCGCGGTGCCGTCGTTCAAGGTCCTGTACTTCATGGACAAGACCGAGAACGCCGAGATGACCCTCAAGGTCATCGGCCACCAGTGGTACTGGGAATACCAGTATCCCGACCATGAGGACCTGACGTTCAGCAGCTACATGATCCCGGACGAGGACATCCAGCCCGGCCAGCGCCGCCTGCTCGAGGTGGACAACCGGATCGTGCTGCCGGTCGACACCAACATCCGCATCATCGTCACCGCGGGCGACGTGCTGCACAGCTGGGCCATGCCGGCTCTCGGCATCAAGAAGGACGCCATCCCGGGCCGCCTGAACGAGACCTGGGCGCGGATCGACCGCGAAGGCGTCTATTACGGCCAGTGCTCGGAGATCTGCGGCACCAACCACGGCTACATGCCGATCGCGATCGAGGCGGTCTCCAAGGAGCGGTTCGCCCAGTGGCTGGTCGAGGCCAAGGAGGAGTTCGCCTCCAACGCCCCGAAGGCTCCGGCGGTCCAGGTCGCCCAGGCGCCGGCCATTCCGGCCCCCGCCGCGCAGGAATGACCGGTACCAGGAACACTCAGCGCGGCGGCACTGCGCAGGCCTCAGGCCGCGCCGCCCGCGCAACGACAACCCGAGGGTAAGGGACTAGCACCATGGCTCACGGAGCGACCGGAGCATCCGCCCACGACGATCACGGCCACGACCACAAGCCGGGTTTCGTCGCGCGGTGGTTCTTTTCGACCAACCATAAAGACATCGGCACTCTCTACATCATCTTCTCGATCATCGCCGGCCTGATCGGCGGCCTGTTCTCGGTGATCATGCGCATGGAGCTCCAGGCTCCGGGCAGCCAGATCGTATCCGACGGCCAGCTGTGGAACGTCATCATCTCGGCCCACGGCCTGATCATGGTGTTCTTCGTGGTCATGCCGGCGCTGATCGGCGGCTTCGGCAACTGGTTCGTGCCGCTCATGATCGGCGCGCCCGACATGGCCTTCCCCCGGCTGAACAACATCAGCTTCTGGCTGCTGGTCCCGGCCTTCCTGCTGCTGCTCGGCTCCGCCTTCGTCGGCACCGGGGCGGGGACGGGCTGGACCATCTATCCGCCGCTCAGCTCGGCCGTGGGGCATCCCGGGCCGTCGGTCGACATGGCGATCTTCGCCCTGCACCTGGCCGGCGCCTCGTCGATCCTGGGCGCCATCAACTTCATCACCACCATCTTCAACATGCGCGCCCCGGGCATGACGCTGCACAAGATGCCGCTGTTCGCCTGGGCGATGCTGGTCACCGGCTTCCTGCTGCTGCTGGCGGTCCCCGTGCTGGGCGGCGCCATCACCATGCTGCTGACCGACCGCAACTTCGGCACCACCTTCTTCGATCCGGCCGGCGGCGGCGACCCGGTGCTGTTCCAGCATCTGTTCTGGTTCTTCGGCCACCCCGAAGTCTACATCATGATCCTGCCGGGCTTCGGCATCATCAGCCACATCATCTCGACCTTCTCCAAGAAGCCGATCTTCGGCTATCTGGGCATGGCCTACGCCATGGTCGCGATCGGCGTCGTCGGCTTCGTCGTATGGGCCCACCACATGTTCACCGTCGGCCTCGACGTGGACACCCGGGCCTACTTCACGGCCGCGACGATGATCATCGCGGTGCCGACCGGCATCAAGATCTTCTCCTGGATCGCCACCATGTGGGGCGGCTCCATCGAGATGAAGACCCCCATGCTGTGGGCCATCGGCTTCATCTTCCTGTTCACCGTGGGCGGCGTCACCGGCGTCGTGCTGGCGAATGGCGGCATGGACATCGTCCTGCACGACACCTACTACGTCGTCGCGCATTTCCATTATGTGCTGTCGCTGGGCGCGCTCTTTTCGATCTTCGCCGGTTTCTACTACTGGATCGGCAAGATGTCGGGCCGTCAGTATCCGGAGTTCTGGGGCAAGGTGCATTTCTGGATGACCTTCGTCGGCGTCAACCTGACGTTCTTCCCGCAGCACTTCCTGGGTCTGGCCGGCATGCCGCGCCGTATCCCGGACTATCCGGATGCCTATGCCGGGTGGAACATGGTCTCGTCGGTGGGCTCCTACATCTCGTTCGCCGCCGCGGTCCTGTTCGTCGGCATCGCGCTCTACACGATCACCCGCGGCCAGCGCGTCGGCGCCAGCTACTGGGGTGAGTCGGCGACCACGCTGGAATGGACGGTCAGCTCGCCGCCTCCGTTCCACCAGTTCAACGAACTGCCGCGCGTGAAGTAAGCGCGGCGTCCAGCGGGGGACGATCACGGGGCCTCGGACGGGACCCGTGATCCCATGGACCAGGGGAAGACTTGAAGAGATGACTGACATCACCATGCGGCCGGACGCCCAGGCGCCGGTCCAGGGCTTCGCCACCGGCGGGGTCCGCGACTATTTCGAACTGCTGAAGCCCCGGGTCATGTCCCTGGTGGTGTTCAGCGGCTTCGCCGGGATGATCGTGGCCCCCGGCCACATCCACCCGGTGCTGGCGCTGACCGCCATCCTCTGCATCGCCGTCGCCGCCGGCGCGTCCGGCGCCATCAACATGTGGTACGAGCGCGACATCGACCGCATGATGCAGCGCACCCGCAACCGTCCCCTGCCCGAGGGCAGGGTGGACCCCGACGAGGCGCTCAGCTTCGGCGTGGTCCTGACCATCGGCTCGGTCATGCTGATGGGCCTGGCGGTCAACTGGGTCGCGGCCGGCCTGCTGGCGCTGGCCTCTTTCGTCTATGTCTTCGTCTACACCATCTGGCTGAAGCGCCGCACGCCGCAGAACATCGTGATCGGCGGCGCGTCCGGCGCCTTTCCGCCGATGATCGGCTGGGCCGCGGTGACCGGCGACGTCAGCCTCGCCTCGATCATCCTGTTCCTGCTGATCTTCATGTGGACGCCGCCGCATTTCTGGGCCTTGGCCCTGTTCCGCAACGGCGACTACGCCAATGCCGGCGTGCCGATGCTGCCGGTCGTCTCCGGCGAGCGCGAGACCAAGAAGCAGATGCTGATCTACACGCTTCTGCTGTTTCCCATCGCGGTCGCCCCCTATTTCGTCGGCATCGCCGGCCTGGCCTATCTCGCCGGCTCGGTCGTGCTTGGCGGCCTGTTCGTGGTCCTGGCGGTCCAGGTCTGGTACGACAGGACGGACAAGGCGGCCAAGCAGATGTTCGTCTTCTCGATCCTCTATCTTTTCCTGCTGCTGTCGCTGCTGATCGGCGAGCAGCTCACCGGGCCGCTGGCCCGGCTCTCGTAAATCAGTTCCTGTAAAGCAAGCCATCGCGTGGGTCCCATGAATGCCAACCGCCTTCCCGGCCACCAGTTGACGGACGAGCAGAAGCGTCGACAGCGCGGCAAGAACATCGCCGTGCTGCTGGCGCTCCTGGCCCTCGTGGCCCTGCTCTACGTCATCACCCTGGTTCGCATCGGAGGGAACGCATGACCCCGGGCAGGGACCCCCGCACGCACCGGGACACGCGGCGCAAGAACCTGATCCTCATGGGCAGCCTGTTCGGGCTGGTCTTCGGCATGGTCGGCCTGTCCTTCGCCGCGGTGCCGCTCTACGACCTGTTCTGCCAGGTCACCGGCTTCGGCGGCACCACGCAGCGGGCGGAGGGGCCGGCCGGGGAGATCCTGGACCGCACCGTCAAGGTCCGCTTCAACGCCGACGTCAACGCCGCGCTGCCCTGGGGATTCCGGCCGGAAATCCACCAGATGGAAGTGCGGATCGGCGAGTCCGCGATGACCAGCTACCGTGCCGTCAACAACTCCGACGAGCCGATCGTCGGAACCGCGACCTACAACGTCACGCCGGACAAGGCCGGGATCTATTTCAACAAGATCCAGTGCTTCTGCTTCACCGAGCAGCGGCTGGAGCCGGGCCAGAGCGTGGACATGCCGGTCTATTTCTTCGTGGACCCGGCCATGGCCGACGATCCCAAGCTGGACGACGTCAAAACCATCACCCTGTCCTATACCTTCTTCCGGGCCCATGGCGGCGGGGCGGCGGGACAGGTAACGTCAATCAACGAATAAGAGCATGGAACGAGGGTTACACAGCATGGCCGAGACTAACGCGCATGCCACCGGGGGCGGTCACAGCCACCCCTACCATCTGGTCGATCCCAGCCCCTGGCCGCTGCTCGGCGCCTTTTCCGGCGGCTTGCTGGCAGTCGGCGCCATCCTGTTCATGCACGGCAGCGGCTGGCTGCTGCTGGCGCTCGGCTTCGTCGCCGTCCTGGCGGTCATGGCCGGCTGGTGGCGCGACGTCCTGAAGGAGGCGGTCAGCCAGAAGGTCCACACCCCCGTCGTCAAGCTGGGCCTGCGTTACGGCATGGCGCTGTTCATCGCGTCGGAGGTGATGTTCTTCGCGGCTTTCTTCTGGGCTTTCTTCGATGCCAGCCTGTTCCCCAAGGAGGCGATCGGCGGGGTCTGGCCGCCCGAGAACATCGAGACGTTCAACGCCTTCCACCTGCCTTTGATGATGACGCTGATCCTGCTGCTGTCCGGCACCACGGTGACCTGGGCTCACCACGCGATCATCGAAGGCGACCGCCGGACGGCCAGCGTCGCGCTCGGCCTGACCGTGCTGCTGGGCGTGCTGTTCAGCGGCTTCCAGATCTACGAATACACCCACGCCCATTTCGGCTTCACCGACGGCATCTACCCGTCGACCTTCTTCATGGCGACCGGCTTCCACGGCTTCCACGTCGTCATCGGGACGATCTTCCTGGCGGTCTGCTGGTGGCGCACGGTGGCCGGGCACTTCACGCCCCGGAGCCATTTCGGCTTCGAGGCGGCGGCCTGGTACTGGCACTTCGTCGACGTGGTCTGGCTGTTCCTGTTCGTGTCCATCTACTGGTGGGGAGCCTGAGGCTCTGGCGCAAACCCGGTATCCTCGGGTCTCTCCCCTCGCCGCGGCGCTGAAGTGCCGGTGTCCGCGGTGCGGGGAAGGGCGCCTGTACAAGGGCTTCCTGTCCGTCTCGGACATGTGCGAGGTCTGCGGCTTGGCGCTCGCCCGCGGAGACAGCGGCGACGGTCCCGCCGTGTTCATGACCTTCATCCTGGGTTTCACGGTCGTGCCCGTCGCCCTGTGGGTCGCCATGTCGGTCGACTGGCCGCTCTGGCTCCACGCCATGATCTGGACCGTGGTGATCCTGGGGCTGGCGCTCGGGATGCTCCGGCCCGCCAAGGCGTACCTGATGGCCCTCCAGTTCCGCCACCGCGCCAGCGAATACGATACCCCCGAGTCTCCCGCCTCCCGGGATTAGGATGCCATGGCTGCCCTTGCTGACAGAAACGGGCGGCGTTTCCGCCCCGGCCTCGGCGCAACCCTGTGCACCCTGGCGGCCGTCGCCATCATGGTCGGCCTGGGCACTTGGCAGGTCGAGCGCCTCGCCTGGAAGAACGCCCTGATCGAGCGGATCGAGGCCGGCCTGAACGCCGATCCGGCGCCGCTGCCGTCCCGCATCGACGACCCCGCGCGCTGGGATTTCCGCCGCGTCTCGGTCACCGGCGAACTCCTCCACGATCACGAACTGAACCTCGCCGCCCGCAGCTTCAACGGCCGGATCGGATACCACGTCGTGACGCCGCTCCGGCGCGACGACGGCACCACGGTGCTGGTCAACCGCGGCTGGGTCCCGACCGAGGCGCGCGACCCCGCGACCCGTCCAGACGGGCTGCCCGCCGGGACCGTCACGGTCGATGGCATCGCCCGCGTGCCGCCGGGGCCGGGCTGGATGCAGCCTGACAACGACAGCGCCGCCAACATGTGGTTCTGGTACGACATCCCGGCCATGGCCGCCTCGGCCGGCGCGGGGAACCCGTTGCCGCTGGTGGTGGAGGCCGGCCCCGCCGCGAATCCCGGCGGTCTGCCGGTCGGCGGCCAGACCAACGTCACCATCTCCAACAACCATCTCCAGTACGCCGTCACCTGGTACGGCCTGGCGCTGACGCTGCTCGCCGTCTACGTCGCGTCACAGTGGCGGCGCGACCCCGCCGCGGAGCCGCGCTGACACCGCCCGACCCCACGGCTCTAACAGTCAGCCTTCAGGCCCGTCATCCTTAAGGGAAGCCGCAATCCATGTCCGCCTACCAGACGCTCGAACGCCGCTTCGCCCGCATCGCCGCCATCTCCGACGCGCTGGGCATCCTGCAATGGGACACCGAGACGCTGATGCCGCCCGGCGCCGCCGACGGCCGGGCCGAGCAGCTCGCGACCCTGAAGGTGATCAGCCACGAGCTGCTGACCGACGAGGACAACGCCGACCTGCTGGCCGATGCCGAGCATCAGACGGACCTTTCCGACTGGCAGGCGGCCAACCTGTACGAGATGCACCGGGCCTACCTGCACGCGACCGCCGTGCCGACCGACTTGGTGGAGGCGAACTCCCGCGCCGTCTCCCGCTGCGAGATGGTCTGGCGCGACGCCCGGCCGGCCGGCGACTTCGCCATGCTGCTGCCGAGCCTGTCGGAGGTGCTGAACCTTCAGCGCCGGATCGCCGACGCCAAGGCCGAGGCGCTGGGCTGCCAGCCCTACGAGGCGCTGCTCGACACCTACGAGCCGGGCGGCAACACCGACACCATCGACCGCCTGTTCGCCGATCTCCGCGCGTTCCTGCCCGGTTTCCTGGCGCAGGTGCTGGAACACCAGGCCAGCCGGCCCGACGTGCTGCCGCTCCGAGGGCCTTTCCCGGTGGAGACCCAGCGGGCGCTCGGCGTCCGGATGATGCAGGCGGTCGGCTTCGACTTCAACCGCGGCCGGCTCGACATCAGCCTGCATCCCTTCTGCGGCGGCGCCACCCACGACGTGCGCCTGACCACCCGCTACGACGAGGCGGACTTCACCAAGGCGCTGATGGGCGTTCTGCACGAGACCGGCCACGCCCTCTACGAGCAGGGCCGCCCGGCCGAGTGGCTGGGCCAGCCGGTCAGCGAGGCGCGTGGCATGAGCCTGCACGAGAGCCAGTCGCTCCTGATCGAGATGCAGGCCTGCCGCAGCCGCGCCTTCCTGGAATTCGCCGCCCCGGTGATGCGCGAGAGCTTCGGCGGCAGCGGCCCGGCCTGGGACGCCGACAACCTGTACCGGCTGTATACCCGGGTCGAGCCCGGCTTCATCCGGGTCGATGCCGACGAGGTCACATATCCCGCCCACATCCTGATCCGCTACGAGCTGGAAAAGGCGCTGATCGCCGGCGACATGACGCTGAACGACCTGCCCGGTGCCTGGAACGACGGCATGCGCGACCTGCTCGGCCTCAAGGTCCCCAACGACCGCCTCGGCTGTCTTCAGGACATCCACTGGCCGGGCGGCGCCTGGGGCTATTTCCCGACATACACCCTGGGCGCCATGACCGCCGCCCAGCTGTTCGACGCCGCCTGCCGCGCCGACGACGCCGTGCTTCCCGGGATATCCAAGGGCGACTTTTCCCCGCTGCTGTCCTGGCTGCGCATCAACATCCACGCCAAGGGCAGCCTGCTCCCCGCCGACGAACTGCTCAAGCAGGCCACCGGCCGCCCGCTGGACGCCGGAGTGTACCAGCGGCACCTGCGCCGGCGGTACCTGGAGGAGGCGTGAGGGCGGGGGAGCCGTAGTTTCGATCCAGGACCCTCGTCGGTCGGACGCCGTTTCGCTCTACACGACCTGGATGGCCGCTGCTACGATCCGCGACGTTGCTTCGTCCAACCTCACGGAGATGCCCCATGACCATAATCCGCGAGGATCTGGACGCCGGCCGGATCGATCCACCCAGGTTACAGCCTCCGTGCCGATTTCATGGAGCCGTTGTGCATCAGCGTCTATGCATTGGCCCGGGCGCTGAGCGTGCCTTGGACCAGAATGAACGAGATCGTCAACGGACGCCGCCCGATCACCGCCGACACGGCGCTTCGGCTGTCCAGGCATTTCGGGACCAGTGCTGATTTCTGGATGGGCTTGCAGGGCCAGTATGACCTTGAGGTCGCGCGGATCGAGCTGGGCGACCGCTTGATGTCGGAAGTGGCGACACGGGCAGCCTAGAGCGGCAACAAGGAACACGGCGACAACCGAATTGCCGAGCCTGCCTCATATTTCCCTCCGGCCTGTCGGAGTCGATCGGGAAAGCAGAAAGGCAAACTCCGCGCCGAGGCACCGATATGCTTCAGTAATGGTGGATCGATCGCTGTCCGATGCGGAGTTGTAAGTCGCGTGACGGCCTCGGGCGCGATGCGCCTAAGAGTGCCTAACATAACCATCGTTCGATGAGGCGGAAGGTGATGAGGGCTGCGGCGAGGTGATTGAAGGCGGGCGGTCCGCCCGCTGTCACCGCCGGTCCACCGCCGGCTGGGCCTGATCCGGCGTCGGGACAAGGAGGCCGACCCGGCGCTGCATCATGTCCGGGAAGCTCTGCTGGAGCTGGCGGACACCTGATCCCGCGCCCCGGCCGCCTCCGCCTCACTGCGCCTGCTTGAACAGGATGATCGAGATCCTTCGGTTGCGCGGGTCGTTCGGGTTCTCCGGGAACAGGGGGTCCACCTCCGCGCGGCCGCTGACGTCGGCGATGCGGCCGGGGTTGAGGCCCATGGCGGACAGGGCGCGCAGCGTGGCGCCGGCGCGCTGGCTGGACAGGTCCCAGTTGCCCTGGGGATTGTTGGCGAACGGGGTGGCGTCGGTGTGGCCGCGGATCGCGATCTTGTTGGGAAGCGGCCCGACCGCCTGGACGACCCGGGCCAGGAGCTTGCGCATGTCCTCGTTCATCTGGGTGCTGCCGAGCGCGAACATGCTCTTGCCCTCGGCATCGACGATCTGCACCCGCATGCCTTCGGGCGTCTGGTCCACCAGCAGGTTGTTCTTCAGGCCCTGGAGGTCGGGGGAGTTCTCGATGGCCTTCTTCAGCTCCTCCGCCGCGCGGTCGAACTGGCGCTTCTCGCGCTGCTCCGGCGTCAGGGACGGGGGAGCGCCGGGCTTGGGCGGCGCGCCGGCCGCCTGCTGGCCGGAACCGCTGTCCTCGCCCTCCGCCCCCTCGCCGGCGCCCTGGCTGTCGCCGTCGTTCTCGGTCGGGGCGACCAGCGTGCTGGGCGCGCTTTCCTGCGCGGTGAAGGCGGCGTTGGGCGAGGACAGGCTGCCCGGCACCGAGATGGTGACGCCGCCCAGCAGCCCGCCGGAGCCGCTGTTGGAGCTGGAGACCGCCGGGCTCGGCGAGAAATAGTCGGCCAGGCTCTTGCGCTGGTCCTCCGTGGTCGAACCGAGCAGCCACAGCAGCAGGAAGAACGCCATCATGGCGGTCACGAAGTCGGCATAGGCCACCTTCCAGGCGCCGCCGTGGTGGCCGCCACCGCTGATCTCGATCCGCTTGATGATGATGGGACGCTCGCCACCGCCCTTGGCCATGATTCACCTGACTGACGAAATATTAAGACTTCCGCGACACCATGCGCTGGTCTTGTGCTGGTTCTGCGGCAAAACCACGCGCCATCCTGCGTGTCCTTGCAGAATACCTAGCGCGAGAATGTAAAGAATTCTTTATCGGCAAGTCGGACGATCATGCTCGCAATCGGTGGTCTCGTTTTTCTTTTCATTTGCGTGTTCGGCGTCTACGCGATGACCGGCGGCAACATGGAAATCGTGCTGGGCGCCTTGCCGCACGAGATGGCGACCATCGGCGGGGCCGCGGTCGGTACTTTCCTGATCTCCAACAGCGGCCACGTGATCAAGCACTCGCTCAAGGACATGGCCAAGGTCATCAAGGGGGCCAAGTTCAAGAAGTCCGACTACATGGACATCCTGACCCTGATGTTCCAGCTGCTGAAGCTGGCCAAGAACAAGGGCACCGTCGCGATCGAGCCGCATATCGAGAAGCCGAGCGAGAGCCCGATCTTCCAGGCCTATCCCAAGATCACCCACGACCACTTCGCACAGGACCTGATCTGCGACTACCTGCGCATGGTCTCCATGAGCCAGGACGACCCTCATCAGGTCGAAGAAATCATGGACCGCGAGATCAAGGGCTTCCTGGCGGAGGGCGATCACGTGGCCCACGCCTTCCAGGGCATGGCCGACGCGCTGCCGGCGCTCGGCATCGTCGCGGCGGTGCTGGGCGTGGTGAAGACCATGGGCTCGCTGAACGAGCCGCCGCCGGTTCTCGGCAAGATGATCGGCGGCGCGCTGGTCGGCACCTTCCTGGGCGTGCTCCTGGCCTACGGCATCTTCGGCCCGATCGCCACGCGGCTGAAAGGCATCTACGAGGACGAGATCAAGTTCTACCACGTGATCCGGGTGATCATCACCGCGCACCTGCACGGACAGGCGCCGCAGATCAGCGTGGAGACCGGCCGGAAGGCCATTTCCCACGAATACATGCCGAGCTTCGCGGAAGTCGAGGAGAAGCTGAACAGCCTGCCGCCGGTGTGATCCGCCGGCGGCAGGCCGTTTCCCGGAACCCGCCCGGCCCGCTCAGCCCGCGGTCTTGGTCACCCTCGGCTGGGCCGGCGGTTGGGCCGGCGGCTGGCGGAACAGCGAGGTGCCGACCAGCAGGTCGATCGCGCGGCGGAGCTGGTAGTCCTCGGCGCTGCCGGGCACGGCGGGTGTCGCCGGGGCCGGGGCCGGGGCAGGGCCGGGGGCGGGCGCCGCGGCCGGCGGCTGGCCGCGCGGCGTGTCGTTGGACAGCGCGCCGCGCAGGTCCGATTCCTTGCGGCCCGGCGCCTGGGAAACCTGCTCCAGCTTGGCCTGCTCCACCGTGATGTCGGGGGTGACGCCGAGCGCCTGGATCGACCGGCCCGACGGGGTGTAGTAGCGGGCGGTGGTGATCTTCATGGCCTTCTGGTCGGGCAGCGGTATGATCGTCTGGACCGACCCCTTGCCGAAGGTCTGGGTGCCCATCAGGACCGCCCGGTGCTGGTCCTGGAGCGCGCCCGCCACGATCTCCGACGCGGAAGCCGAGCCGCCGTTGACCAGGACCACCATCGGCAGGCCCTTGGTCAGGTCGCCGGACGTGGCGTCGAACCGCTGGGTCTCCACGCCGTCGCGGCCCCGGGTCGAGACGATGTTGCCCTTGTCCAGGAAGCTGTCGGCGACCGAGACCGCCTGGTCCAGCAGGCCGCCGGGATTGTTCCGCAGGTCGACCACATAGCCGATCAGCCGGTTGCCGAGCTGCTGCTGGAGCGTCTGCACGGCCTTCTCCAGCCCCGGCTGGGTCTGGCGGCTGAAGCCGGTGATGCGGATATAGCCGACATCGCCCTCCACCCGCGACTTGACCGGCTGGCTCTTGATCACCTCGCGGGTCAGGTTCACTTCGAACGGCGCCGCCTCCGCGGCGCCGCGGCGGACCATGACCTTGATCGGCCGGCCGACCGGGCCGCGCATCCGCTCGACCGCCTGCTTGAGGCTGAGGCCCTGGACCGGCTCGCCGTCGATCTGGGTGATCAGGTCGCCGCTCTGGAACCCGGCGCGGGCCGCCGGCGTGTCGTCGATCGGCGAAATGACCTTGACGTAGCCGTTCTCCAGCGTGACCTCGATGCCCAGGCCGCCGAACTCGCCGCGGGTCTGCACCTGCATCTCGGCGAAGTCCTCGGTGTCGAGGAAGCTGGAATGGGGATCGAGCGAGGTCAGCATGCCCTCGATCGCGGCCTTCACGAGCTGCTCGTCGGTCATCTTCTCGACATACTGCCCGCGGACCCGCTCGAACACCTCGCTGAACAGGTTCAGCGCCCGCTCGTCGACCGAGTTCTGGGCGGGCGCCGCCTTGGCCGGTGTCGCCGCCGGGGGCTGCGCCAGGACCGGCAGCGGTGCCATGAGCACCAGCGACATGAAGGCGGCGGAGACGTATTTCTGCGTCATGCGGGCGTGATCCTGTGACGGGCGTGAGGCTGGTTGATGAAACAGGGGTGCTGGCACGGGCTGCTCTATCGATACGATACACCAAACGGGCCGCGATAAAGAG contains:
- a CDS encoding S41 family peptidase — its product is MTQKYVSAAFMSLVLMAPLPVLAQPPAATPAKAAPAQNSVDERALNLFSEVFERVRGQYVEKMTDEQLVKAAIEGMLTSLDPHSSFLDTEDFAEMQVQTRGEFGGLGIEVTLENGYVKVISPIDDTPAARAGFQSGDLITQIDGEPVQGLSLKQAVERMRGPVGRPIKVMVRRGAAEAAPFEVNLTREVIKSQPVKSRVEGDVGYIRITGFSRQTQPGLEKAVQTLQQQLGNRLIGYVVDLRNNPGGLLDQAVSVADSFLDKGNIVSTRGRDGVETQRFDATSGDLTKGLPMVVLVNGGSASASEIVAGALQDQHRAVLMGTQTFGKGSVQTIIPLPDQKAMKITTARYYTPSGRSIQALGVTPDITVEQAKLEQVSQAPGRKESDLRGALSNDTPRGQPPAAAPAPGPAPAPAPATPAVPGSAEDYQLRRAIDLLVGTSLFRQPPAQPPAQPRVTKTAG
- the motA gene encoding flagellar motor stator protein MotA, with translation MLAIGGLVFLFICVFGVYAMTGGNMEIVLGALPHEMATIGGAAVGTFLISNSGHVIKHSLKDMAKVIKGAKFKKSDYMDILTLMFQLLKLAKNKGTVAIEPHIEKPSESPIFQAYPKITHDHFAQDLICDYLRMVSMSQDDPHQVEEIMDREIKGFLAEGDHVAHAFQGMADALPALGIVAAVLGVVKTMGSLNEPPPVLGKMIGGALVGTFLGVLLAYGIFGPIATRLKGIYEDEIKFYHVIRVIITAHLHGQAPQISVETGRKAISHEYMPSFAEVEEKLNSLPPV